The genomic interval AATTTTGACCTGAGAGACAAGCGTCAAAGACCAGGAAGAAACCCTAAAACCGGCGAAGAGATACCTATTTCTGCGAGGAGAGTGGTGACATTTCGACCTGGTCAAAAATTGAAGGTTAAAGTAGAAGCCTATGCTGGAAGCGAGCCAGAATGACGAATTACCGGTAATTCCTGGTAAACGTTATTTTACGATCGGAGAAGTCA from Gynuella sunshinyii YC6258 carries:
- the ihfA gene encoding integration host factor subunit alpha, which gives rise to MALTKADMAEKLYEELGLNKREAKEMVEMFFEEIRDSLIENKQVKLSGFGNFDLRDKRQRPGRNPKTGEEIPISARRVVTFRPGQKLKVKVEAYAGSEPE